One part of the Bacillota bacterium genome encodes these proteins:
- a CDS encoding ABC transporter substrate-binding protein, with product MRLWKRLFSVSGMMLVLVAGIILAGCGKQHPTSTPPPRENILVIAPKYEGDNLNPILGYGKYGGSKFFNGLVKFDENLNVVPDLAESWEISPDGKTYTFHLRKGVRWHDGKEFTAGDVKFTYEKILDPEVASPLKPYFEFVERIDVIDDHTLRIQLSKPYAPFLERLVVGIVPKHLLEGKDIKTAEFNQHPVGTGPFKFVEWRKGERLVMEANPDYFLGKPEIDRVVVSFIPDENTRLLQLTKGDVDVAFLPPRLAAKAQSKNIQVVAVPTGEWCGIGLPYKNPLFRDRNLRQALAYAIDKQAIVDRILEGKGEPTSIPFRSNHWAFNPKAKRYSPDLEKAKALLAASGWKDTDGDGILDKNGKPLRFTLMYAADDVLRKDICTAVRTDLKKVGIDIELAGLSWEQIKPRMYTDATLFFWSTVYDPDDQYPIWHSEFIGQGWWNPACYQNEMVDELLEKGRATMDKEERRKIYGELQQILAEEQPMIFIAYIDHTYACSTRVEGLKIQPEGHSGYMTEGLWWNLEEWRLEK from the coding sequence ATGAGACTCTGGAAAAGATTGTTTTCAGTGAGCGGTATGATGCTGGTGCTGGTGGCGGGCATCATTTTGGCAGGCTGCGGAAAGCAGCACCCGACATCTACCCCACCACCCAGGGAAAACATCCTGGTGATTGCTCCCAAGTACGAGGGCGATAATTTGAACCCCATCTTGGGCTACGGCAAGTACGGGGGCTCCAAGTTCTTCAATGGGCTGGTAAAATTTGACGAAAACCTCAATGTAGTTCCAGACCTTGCTGAATCTTGGGAAATTTCCCCTGATGGTAAGACCTACACCTTTCACCTCCGCAAAGGGGTAAGATGGCATGATGGGAAGGAGTTTACTGCCGGGGACGTGAAGTTCACCTACGAGAAAATCCTTGATCCTGAAGTGGCTTCTCCCCTCAAGCCCTACTTTGAATTTGTAGAAAGGATTGATGTTATTGATGACCACACATTGAGGATTCAACTCTCCAAGCCTTATGCCCCGTTTCTAGAGAGACTGGTGGTCGGGATTGTCCCCAAGCACCTCTTGGAAGGGAAGGACATCAAGACTGCTGAGTTCAACCAGCACCCTGTGGGCACAGGTCCCTTTAAATTCGTGGAGTGGAGAAAAGGAGAGAGGCTGGTCATGGAGGCAAACCCCGATTACTTCCTGGGGAAGCCGGAGATCGACAGGGTCGTGGTTTCTTTTATTCCAGATGAAAACACCCGCCTCCTCCAGCTGACCAAAGGGGATGTCGATGTGGCTTTCTTGCCTCCCAGGCTGGCGGCGAAGGCTCAAAGCAAAAATATTCAGGTGGTTGCTGTTCCCACAGGTGAATGGTGTGGCATCGGCCTCCCTTATAAGAACCCGCTCTTCCGGGATCGAAACCTCCGACAGGCCCTTGCTTATGCCATCGATAAACAGGCCATTGTCGATAGGATACTCGAGGGCAAAGGGGAGCCCACCAGCATTCCCTTCCGGAGCAACCACTGGGCCTTTAACCCTAAAGCCAAAAGGTACAGCCCTGACCTGGAAAAGGCAAAGGCCCTGCTGGCCGCCTCCGGCTGGAAGGATACCGACGGCGACGGAATTCTGGATAAAAACGGAAAGCCCCTCCGGTTCACCTTGATGTATGCCGCAGACGATGTCCTGCGTAAGGATATCTGCACCGCCGTGAGAACAGATTTGAAAAAGGTCGGCATAGATATAGAGCTGGCCGGGCTGAGTTGGGAGCAGATTAAACCCAGAATGTATACTGATGCCACCCTCTTTTTCTGGTCGACTGTCTATGATCCCGATGACCAGTATCCCATCTGGCACTCGGAGTTTATCGGCCAGGGCTGGTGGAACCCCGCCTGCTACCAGAACGAAATGGTTGACGAGCTTCTCGAAAAGGGCCGGGCGACCATGGATAAAGAGGAACGCCGGAAAATCTACGGGGAGCTGCAGCAAATCCTTGCCGAAGAGCAGCCGATGATCTTCATTGCTTATATCGACCACACCTACGCCTGCAGCACAAGGGTTGAAGGACTCAAAATCCAGCCCGAAGGCCACAGCGGCTATATGACCGAGGGCCTCTGGTGGAACCTGGAAGAATGGAGGCTGGAGAAATGA
- a CDS encoding ABC transporter permease: protein MRTYLLKRLSYLIPVMFGISIITFGLIRLAPGDPAELILRQGGIEPTKEEVEALREELGLNAPVPLQYLRWLINVLHLDLGKSYYTGEPVAKEILARFPATLELAGAAIALVVLLALPAGILAALYRQAATDHLMRLIAILGASLPGFWLGLLLIYLFAVKLKLLPVMGRGGLEHLILPAATLSFGMAATYARLLRASMLEVLGQDYITVAWAKGLNKREIVVRHALKNALLPPVTMLGLSFGHLLGGTVIIETVFAWPGVGKFCLEAIFNRDYPVVQAYALFMAVVFVLANLVVDLSYRLLDPRVEVEES, encoded by the coding sequence ATGAGAACGTATCTCCTTAAGCGTTTGTCTTACCTCATTCCGGTAATGTTTGGCATCTCCATAATTACTTTTGGCTTAATTCGCCTGGCCCCTGGAGACCCGGCGGAGTTGATCTTGCGGCAGGGCGGGATTGAACCGACAAAAGAAGAGGTAGAGGCGCTGCGTGAAGAGCTGGGCTTAAATGCCCCGGTTCCTCTCCAGTACCTCCGCTGGCTTATAAATGTCCTTCACCTGGACCTGGGAAAGTCCTATTATACCGGCGAGCCGGTGGCAAAGGAAATCCTCGCGCGCTTTCCGGCAACCCTGGAGCTGGCCGGGGCGGCTATTGCTCTGGTGGTCTTGCTTGCTCTGCCCGCAGGTATTCTGGCTGCCCTTTACCGCCAGGCCGCAACTGACCATTTAATGCGCCTGATCGCTATTTTAGGCGCTTCTTTGCCCGGTTTCTGGCTGGGCCTGCTCCTCATTTATCTTTTTGCCGTAAAGCTAAAGCTTTTGCCTGTCATGGGAAGAGGTGGCTTAGAGCATCTTATTTTGCCTGCAGCAACCTTGAGCTTTGGCATGGCGGCAACTTACGCCAGGCTCCTGCGCGCAAGCATGCTGGAGGTGCTGGGGCAGGATTACATTACGGTGGCCTGGGCTAAAGGACTGAACAAAAGAGAGATAGTCGTCCGGCATGCTTTAAAAAACGCCCTCTTGCCGCCTGTGACCATGCTGGGTTTGAGCTTTGGCCACCTTTTGGGGGGGACAGTGATCATTGAAACCGTCTTTGCCTGGCCGGGGGTGGGCAAGTTTTGCCTGGAGGCCATTTTTAACCGGGATTATCCGGTTGTCCAGGCTTACGCCTTGTTTATGGCGGTGGTTTTTGTCCTGGCCAACTTGGTGGTGGATCTATCCTACCGGCTCCTCGACCCCCGGGTAGAGGTGGAGGAGAGCTAA
- a CDS encoding amidase domain-containing protein produces MLRKISTRWQAAIAILLLLALLAGPGVAGYTAVQEGNGTVDELINMQVMEQQKVEKGQKIFEELLRQKVGKVPKYGTEEYWQRLTEYADPAGKLRRQDPQKWELIDAYAYDYYVRNILPPVGSPEEELRKQSQQKPAPTVIQSGSYNRSGAVNYAYRYVGNASDNPFYKNYNPAYHAFRADCTNFVSQCLKEGGGIPMVDAWWRPWWDKDDWYYYRHGSDAYDSNNDDDWSWSWVKVETLHWHIRSRLGTLVSSPSQLQLGDIVQLNLDDSDPNDHSMIVTKIDSAGNRHVTYHTTNTKDRKLSDISGTKYYLHITY; encoded by the coding sequence ATGTTGCGGAAAATTAGTACCCGCTGGCAGGCAGCAATAGCAATCTTACTCTTACTCGCGCTGCTTGCCGGACCAGGGGTGGCCGGTTATACAGCTGTTCAAGAAGGAAATGGTACGGTAGACGAACTGATCAACATGCAAGTAATGGAGCAGCAGAAGGTTGAAAAAGGGCAGAAGATCTTCGAAGAGCTTCTGCGTCAGAAAGTCGGTAAGGTCCCTAAATACGGCACAGAGGAGTACTGGCAGCGCCTCACCGAGTATGCCGACCCCGCAGGAAAGCTGCGGCGTCAAGATCCCCAGAAATGGGAACTGATAGATGCTTACGCCTACGACTACTACGTCCGAAACATTTTGCCGCCGGTAGGGTCACCAGAAGAGGAGCTAAGGAAGCAATCGCAGCAAAAGCCTGCTCCTACCGTCATACAAAGTGGCTCGTACAACCGTTCGGGGGCTGTTAATTATGCCTACCGTTATGTCGGCAACGCGAGTGACAATCCTTTTTACAAAAACTACAATCCCGCTTACCACGCTTTTCGTGCCGACTGCACCAACTTTGTCTCCCAGTGTCTTAAAGAAGGCGGCGGGATACCGATGGTTGATGCCTGGTGGCGGCCCTGGTGGGACAAAGACGACTGGTACTACTACCGCCACGGTAGCGATGCTTACGACAGCAACAACGACGACGACTGGTCCTGGAGTTGGGTGAAGGTGGAGACCCTCCACTGGCACATCCGGAGTCGTTTAGGGACCCTGGTTTCCTCACCCAGCCAACTGCAATTGGGTGACATCGTGCAGCTCAACCTCGATGATAGCGATCCAAACGATCACTCGATGATCGTAACGAAGATTGATAGTGCAGGGAATCGACATGTGACGTACCATACAACTAACACAAAGGACAGAAAATTAAGCGACATCAGTGGCACCAAGTACTACCTCCATATAACATATTAA
- a CDS encoding ABC transporter permease, with protein MHKPLQAIGVTCEYVLYDYLIHLPYFAVRTLLAPALYLFAFGLGVGTLTRYGGNTYFEYVFPGILMITVMQVSYTHFSSELWISRQVDKYLELLMMVAPIYPLEAVAGYLIAGIFISLFAVGCFLVMAYLVIGSSSVSLGWLIGFSAGLGVFFTSLGIISGISHTNPHHFTTTGTLILLPLSFLCGIFFPLELYPKAVRCFIELVPLTQAVEGLRSSSPLRHLLYVWGVALFTAIVSARIFHRKIVS; from the coding sequence ATGCATAAGCCTCTGCAGGCGATTGGCGTTACCTGCGAATACGTATTATATGATTACTTGATCCACCTCCCGTACTTTGCCGTAAGAACCCTCCTTGCCCCCGCCCTTTACCTTTTTGCCTTTGGTTTGGGGGTAGGCACTCTTACCCGCTACGGGGGGAACACTTACTTTGAATATGTTTTTCCAGGAATTTTAATGATTACCGTGATGCAGGTAAGCTATACTCACTTCAGCTCGGAGCTCTGGATTTCCCGGCAGGTAGACAAGTATTTAGAGCTTTTAATGATGGTGGCCCCTATTTATCCGCTGGAAGCAGTGGCTGGTTACCTGATTGCCGGCATTTTCATTTCTCTTTTTGCCGTGGGTTGTTTTTTAGTCATGGCGTATCTGGTTATAGGGAGCAGTTCAGTTTCTTTAGGCTGGCTTATTGGCTTTAGCGCCGGCTTGGGGGTGTTTTTTACCTCGTTGGGGATTATTAGCGGGATAAGCCACACCAATCCTCATCACTTCACCACTACAGGCACTCTGATTTTGCTGCCGCTTTCCTTTTTGTGCGGGATATTCTTCCCTCTTGAACTTTACCCAAAGGCGGTGCGCTGTTTTATCGAGCTTGTTCCCCTGACTCAGGCGGTGGAAGGATTAAGAAGCAGCTCCCCTTTAAGGCACCTGCTCTATGTCTGGGGGGTGGCTTTGTTTACCGCCATCGTTTCAGCCAGGATCTTTCATCGCAAGATCGTTTCTTAA
- a CDS encoding AbrB/MazE/SpoVT family DNA-binding domain-containing protein: MIRARLTSKGQVTIPVIVRRKLNLQPGDELVFDLDPGGEVKIRVLKRKRLTELYASLPAKRPYPGKAEVREEVAGGLARQILDKGKET, encoded by the coding sequence ATGATAAGAGCAAGGCTAACAAGTAAGGGACAGGTAACAATACCCGTAATCGTCCGCCGCAAGCTTAACCTGCAACCGGGAGACGAGCTCGTGTTCGATCTCGACCCGGGCGGGGAAGTTAAGATAAGGGTCCTGAAGCGCAAACGCTTAACTGAGCTCTATGCCTCCCTGCCCGCGAAGAGACCTTACCCCGGCAAGGCAGAAGTCCGGGAAGAGGTGGCTGGTGGACTCGCCCGGCAGATACTGGACAAGGGGAAAGAAACGTAA
- a CDS encoding ABC transporter permease subunit: MQEARILKEKIGVRPEAAGLLKICQDPLAFAGLVIVLGFIAVGVLAPFLAPHDPVDANLDQALLAPCKEYPLGTDQLGRCLLSRIIWGTRVSLTTSFIVLLAILGISIPYGLISGWFGGRVDNLLMRIVDVLLAFPNIILALVIAGMLGPSLTNTMLALAGVSWVSFARLIRGLVLQIKKQEFILAARALGASSLWVLSRHVLPNVIGPVVVLATLDLGWIILSISGLSFIGLGAQPPAPEWGTMLSDSRPYFQVEPNLMLFPGLAIMLAVLGFNLLGDGLRDVLDPRESVRGKRNILETETAKVSTLP, from the coding sequence ATGCAGGAAGCAAGAATTTTGAAAGAAAAGATCGGGGTAAGGCCGGAGGCAGCAGGCCTGTTAAAAATTTGCCAGGACCCTCTGGCTTTCGCCGGCCTGGTCATCGTTCTAGGGTTTATAGCGGTTGGGGTGCTGGCTCCTTTCCTTGCCCCCCATGACCCGGTAGATGCAAACCTTGACCAGGCTCTTCTTGCACCTTGTAAGGAATACCCGCTGGGCACTGATCAACTGGGGCGCTGCCTGCTTTCCAGAATAATCTGGGGAACAAGGGTTTCTCTTACCACTTCTTTTATTGTTTTGCTGGCCATCCTGGGAATCAGCATCCCTTACGGCCTGATTTCCGGCTGGTTTGGAGGCCGGGTAGACAATTTACTAATGCGCATTGTGGACGTGCTGCTGGCTTTTCCCAATATTATTTTGGCCCTGGTCATCGCCGGGATGCTCGGCCCCAGTCTCACCAACACCATGCTGGCTTTGGCCGGTGTTTCCTGGGTAAGCTTTGCCCGGCTCATCCGGGGACTGGTGCTGCAAATAAAAAAGCAGGAATTTATCCTGGCTGCCAGGGCCTTAGGCGCATCAAGTTTATGGGTTTTATCCCGTCACGTCCTTCCCAATGTTATCGGGCCGGTGGTGGTGCTTGCCACCTTAGACCTGGGCTGGATTATTTTAAGCATTTCCGGGCTTTCCTTTATAGGCTTGGGAGCCCAGCCGCCTGCTCCGGAATGGGGGACAATGCTAAGTGACAGCAGGCCGTACTTTCAGGTGGAACCAAACCTGATGCTGTTTCCTGGTCTGGCCATTATGCTCGCGGTGCTGGGCTTTAACCTTTTGGGAGACGGGTTAAGGGATGTGCTCGATCCCCGGGAATCCGTCAGGGGAAAACGGAATATCCTGGAAACAGAAACCGCGAAGGTTTCCACCTTGCCATGA
- a CDS encoding Uma2 family endonuclease, whose protein sequence is MRAVPGELAAGRQRYTYEDYCRLPEGSPYQLIGGELVMTPSPTPYHQMVSMKLELKMAGYVLEKGLGVVLYAPVDVYLEETETYQPDIIYISNERLFIIEENRINGAPDLVVEILSPGTGYYDLRTKYKIYEKSGVREYWIVDPHSKSVQVFCLKGGKYALDQEVEQQGEVQSRVIAGFAVQVESIF, encoded by the coding sequence ATGAGAGCCGTCCCGGGTGAGCTGGCGGCCGGCCGGCAAAGGTATACCTACGAAGACTACTGCCGCCTTCCGGAAGGGTCGCCCTATCAACTGATTGGGGGGGAACTGGTCATGACGCCCTCGCCGACACCATACCACCAGATGGTGTCCATGAAACTGGAATTAAAAATGGCGGGTTATGTCCTGGAAAAAGGACTGGGCGTTGTTTTGTACGCTCCTGTGGATGTCTATCTGGAAGAAACGGAAACCTACCAGCCGGACATAATTTATATTTCCAACGAAAGGCTGTTCATTATCGAAGAGAACCGGATTAATGGCGCCCCGGACCTGGTGGTGGAAATCCTTTCTCCCGGTACCGGTTATTACGACCTGCGGACCAAGTATAAGATTTACGAAAAGAGCGGCGTCAGGGAATACTGGATCGTTGATCCCCATAGTAAATCGGTCCAGGTTTTTTGCCTGAAGGGTGGAAAATATGCCCTGGACCAGGAAGTGGAGCAACAGGGAGAGGTTCAATCCCGTGTAATCGCCGGATTTGCGGTACAGGTGGAAAGTATTTTTTAA
- a CDS encoding ABC transporter permease, with the protein MFKNRMAATGLSLLLLFLITAIFAPLLSPHDPWALGTPYLPPGGEHPLGTNDIGQDLLSELIYGARISLFIGFFAAFLATVIGTLVGLAAGYLRGTLDELLMRFADLFFLIPTLPLVIVLVAYLKPSIWNIIIAISLLGWAGTARVVRSRVLQIREMPFVRSARALGAGSFYIMLRHILPNTTEVVFAKASLAVAGAMLTEAGISFLGLGDPTQKSWGMMLHYAFTHGGIVNGYWWWYLPPVFCISFAVLSFVLLGHAGQEERLETRWLPEVKL; encoded by the coding sequence TTGTTTAAAAACAGGATGGCAGCTACAGGCTTGAGCCTACTTCTGCTTTTTTTAATCACGGCGATTTTCGCCCCTCTCCTGTCACCCCATGATCCCTGGGCGCTGGGGACTCCGTACCTGCCGCCGGGGGGAGAGCATCCTTTAGGCACCAACGACATTGGGCAGGATCTCTTAAGCGAACTGATTTACGGTGCCCGCATCTCCCTGTTTATCGGTTTTTTTGCCGCCTTTCTGGCTACTGTCATCGGCACCCTGGTAGGGCTTGCGGCAGGTTATCTGCGGGGAACCCTGGATGAACTCCTGATGCGCTTCGCCGATCTCTTTTTCCTGATTCCCACTCTGCCGCTGGTGATCGTGCTGGTGGCTTACCTCAAGCCCAGCATCTGGAACATTATTATTGCCATCTCCCTTCTGGGCTGGGCGGGAACGGCCCGCGTGGTCCGCTCAAGAGTGCTGCAGATCAGGGAAATGCCCTTTGTCAGGAGTGCCCGCGCCCTGGGAGCCGGCAGTTTCTACATCATGCTCCGGCATATCCTCCCCAATACCACAGAGGTTGTTTTCGCCAAGGCTTCCCTGGCGGTTGCCGGTGCTATGCTCACGGAAGCGGGAATAAGCTTTCTCGGGCTTGGCGACCCGACGCAAAAGAGCTGGGGAATGATGCTACACTACGCCTTCACCCACGGGGGGATCGTCAACGGCTACTGGTGGTGGTACCTTCCCCCTGTTTTCTGCATTTCCTTCGCGGTGTTGAGCTTTGTGCTTTTAGGCCACGCCGGACAGGAGGAGAGGTTAGAGACCCGCTGGTTGCCTGAAGTTAAGTTATAG
- a CDS encoding ABC transporter permease → MGLSSYLLRRGSQLLPLLFGISILAFLIIHLSPIDPVELYLGKEEAGLLTPEDRARLQASWGLDKPLPVQYFVWLGRLLRGDLGTSQLIGRPVLQVIGERLPATLALMGTGYLLIIAVSIYLGVASAKKQGSLFDHACTTVSFALYSTPNFWLALILIYIFSLKLNIFPVCGTASSRATTFSFLEFLHHLVLPALVLALTTAPWYTRFLRASLLEVLAFDFILVARAKGLPEKAVLLRHALRNALLPFVTLLGMAFPHLVGGSVVIETIFAWPGVGRLLVESALRADYPVLMGLVLLLSIFVVLGNLLADITYAFVDPRVRYGGEL, encoded by the coding sequence ATGGGCTTAAGCAGTTATCTCTTAAGGAGGGGGAGCCAGCTTCTCCCCCTCCTTTTCGGGATCAGTATCCTGGCTTTTCTCATCATCCATCTGTCTCCCATTGACCCCGTCGAACTCTACCTGGGCAAGGAAGAAGCAGGCCTGCTGACACCGGAAGATCGGGCGCGGCTCCAGGCTTCCTGGGGGCTGGACAAACCCTTGCCTGTCCAGTACTTTGTCTGGTTGGGCCGCCTGCTGCGGGGAGATTTAGGCACATCCCAACTCATCGGACGACCCGTTCTCCAGGTCATTGGAGAGCGCCTGCCGGCCACCCTGGCGCTCATGGGCACAGGCTACCTGCTCATTATTGCTGTCAGCATTTACCTGGGGGTGGCTTCTGCTAAAAAGCAGGGGTCCCTTTTTGACCACGCCTGTACAACTGTCAGTTTCGCCCTTTACTCCACGCCCAATTTCTGGCTTGCCCTCATCCTTATTTATATTTTTTCCCTTAAGCTGAACATCTTTCCTGTGTGCGGAACCGCTTCGAGCCGGGCAACCACCTTTTCCTTTTTGGAGTTTTTGCATCATTTAGTTTTACCGGCTCTCGTGCTTGCCCTTACTACCGCACCCTGGTACACCAGGTTCCTCCGGGCCAGTTTGCTGGAGGTGCTTGCCTTTGACTTTATTTTGGTGGCCCGGGCAAAGGGTCTTCCGGAAAAGGCCGTCCTCCTCCGGCACGCTCTCCGGAACGCCCTCCTTCCCTTTGTTACCCTTTTGGGGATGGCCTTCCCTCACCTCGTTGGGGGGAGCGTGGTCATCGAGACCATCTTCGCCTGGCCGGGAGTGGGACGGCTGCTGGTGGAAAGCGCGCTGCGGGCAGACTACCCGGTCTTGATGGGGCTTGTTCTCCTTTTAAGCATCTTCGTTGTGCTAGGGAACCTCCTTGCGGACATCACCTACGCTTTCGTCGATCCGCGGGTAAGGTACGGTGGTGAACTCTGA
- a CDS encoding class I SAM-dependent methyltransferase, with protein sequence MDFKLLKTAGFWRSAWEEALKNSLWAKRTKDSSDFWNKIALTYGQERQTKEKDRLEAVMEILETQGILNKDSVVLDIGCGPGVYALRMAPKVKQVVALDSAEKMIEVLEEKAKEAGLPNITTVVLPWEEVDLEKMGWSGYFDLVFASITPAIRDPETFLKMLAASRKYCCLIEFAGGYHNPVFAELWKLIFKEAYPGGGFEVIYPLNFLLALGYLPSLRFIDDFWEEEKPAEEAIESLCASFGRYTDVTPEIKQIISDYIQKQSKDGIYHQKVSHHLGVILWEVNKKRIYPVGRQPDNWGQRG encoded by the coding sequence TTGGACTTTAAGCTCCTCAAGACGGCCGGGTTCTGGCGCAGCGCCTGGGAAGAAGCTTTAAAAAATTCCCTATGGGCTAAAAGGACGAAAGATAGCTCTGACTTCTGGAATAAGATCGCTCTTACTTACGGGCAGGAGAGACAAACAAAGGAAAAAGATCGCTTAGAAGCTGTGATGGAAATTTTAGAGACTCAAGGGATTTTAAATAAAGATTCCGTTGTCCTGGATATAGGCTGCGGGCCGGGGGTTTATGCCCTGCGCATGGCACCTAAAGTAAAGCAGGTAGTGGCTTTGGACAGTGCTGAGAAAATGATCGAGGTTTTAGAAGAAAAGGCTAAGGAAGCAGGTTTGCCAAACATAACCACAGTGGTTCTTCCCTGGGAAGAGGTTGATTTAGAAAAAATGGGCTGGTCGGGTTATTTTGACCTGGTCTTTGCTTCCATCACACCGGCAATCAGAGATCCCGAAACCTTCCTGAAAATGCTCGCCGCCAGCCGCAAATACTGCTGCCTCATTGAATTCGCTGGAGGTTATCATAACCCTGTTTTTGCTGAACTGTGGAAACTTATCTTTAAAGAAGCTTACCCTGGTGGCGGATTTGAAGTTATTTACCCTTTGAATTTCTTGCTGGCTTTGGGTTATCTTCCAAGCTTACGCTTTATCGATGATTTTTGGGAGGAAGAAAAACCTGCTGAAGAGGCCATTGAAAGCCTTTGTGCATCTTTTGGCCGTTATACAGATGTTACTCCTGAAATTAAGCAGATAATTTCTGACTACATCCAAAAACAGAGCAAAGACGGCATTTATCATCAGAAAGTATCGCATCATTTAGGAGTCATCCTCTGGGAGGTAAACAAAAAAAGAATTTATCCGGTTGGCCGCCAACCGGATAATTGGGGCCAAAGGGGTTGA
- a CDS encoding ABC transporter permease, giving the protein MRRFYLSLRLVWYLLAFFCVITLNFFLIRFMPGDPLVHLLGEENYQYLYVHEPETLEELKARYGLDKPLPVQFGIYLASCLKGDFGWSYQYGQPVFKVILFRIKWTLVLLLPAIILAAILGAYLGTLAGWKKGQKADLVFTPVLLFFYTVPTYCFGMLLLLLFAFYLDLFPLGGMVSGDLSGPARLADILWHMCLPLTVLVIHNGAYNYIIMRNAVAQVKTEEYVLTAFAKGLRERRVLFGHIFRNALPPLVTVVALDFGFLLAGALLVEVVFSWQGMGTLIYDAVVSRDYPMLQGCFLILTICVMLANFLADLAYALIDPRIKEGEAFV; this is encoded by the coding sequence ATGAGGAGATTTTACTTATCCTTGAGGTTGGTCTGGTATTTATTAGCTTTTTTCTGCGTAATCACTTTGAACTTTTTCCTGATCCGCTTCATGCCGGGAGATCCCCTGGTTCATCTCTTGGGTGAGGAAAACTACCAGTATCTCTACGTTCACGAACCTGAGACCTTGGAGGAGTTGAAAGCCAGGTACGGGCTGGACAAGCCCTTGCCCGTTCAGTTCGGCATTTACCTTGCCAGCTGCCTGAAAGGGGACTTTGGCTGGTCCTATCAATACGGACAGCCTGTTTTCAAGGTGATCCTCTTCCGCATCAAGTGGACGCTTGTCCTGCTCCTGCCGGCGATTATCCTGGCTGCCATTTTAGGGGCTTACCTGGGGACGCTGGCCGGCTGGAAAAAAGGGCAGAAAGCTGACCTTGTCTTCACTCCCGTGCTCCTGTTCTTTTACACCGTCCCTACTTACTGCTTCGGGATGCTGCTGCTCCTGCTCTTTGCCTTTTACCTCGACCTCTTCCCTTTAGGTGGAATGGTGAGCGGGGATCTTTCCGGCCCGGCCAGGCTGGCCGATATCTTGTGGCACATGTGCCTTCCCCTGACGGTTCTGGTTATCCACAACGGCGCCTACAACTACATCATCATGCGCAACGCCGTGGCGCAGGTAAAGACAGAGGAATATGTGCTGACCGCCTTTGCAAAAGGTTTGAGGGAAAGAAGGGTTCTCTTCGGGCACATTTTCCGCAACGCTTTGCCGCCGCTGGTGACGGTGGTGGCCCTTGATTTCGGGTTCTTGCTGGCCGGGGCGCTGCTGGTGGAGGTGGTCTTTTCCTGGCAGGGGATGGGCACGTTAATCTATGATGCGGTAGTCTCCAGGGACTACCCCATGCTCCAGGGGTGCTTCCTGATCTTAACCATCTGTGTGATGCTGGCCAATTTCCTGGCCGACCTCGCCTATGCGTTGATCGACCCCAGGATCAAAGAGGGTGAGGCTTTTGTTTAA
- a CDS encoding radical SAM protein, translating into MKARRSFAVFCLGGGQIYTPLVVTVELTNQCNLRCRHCYASAGEKLYNELSLAEVKELLGELSRLGTMEVEFSGGEPLLRPDLFEIIAYAKTWIFLLF; encoded by the coding sequence ATGAAGGCAAGGAGGAGCTTCGCGGTTTTTTGTTTAGGGGGTGGGCAAATTTATACACCTTTGGTGGTAACCGTGGAACTTACCAACCAGTGCAACCTCAGGTGCCGCCACTGCTATGCCAGCGCCGGGGAGAAGCTGTACAACGAACTGAGCCTGGCCGAGGTCAAGGAATTGCTTGGAGAGTTGTCCCGGCTGGGCACCATGGAGGTGGAATTCAGCGGCGGTGAGCCCCTGTTGCGACCCGATTTGTTTGAGATTATTGCATATGCGAAAACCTGGATTTTTCTGTTGTTTTAA
- a CDS encoding PIN domain-containing protein encodes MVYLWVDANVVLRFLTGDPPEMAAQALELMSRAEKGEIGLRVSHLVVAEIVWVLSSFYRYAKSQIAETLISFLSADGIYPENPALLIQALQDMAEKNVDFADAYLAALARAREESICSFDNDFEKLNVKWVAPPGDG; translated from the coding sequence ATGGTCTATTTGTGGGTTGATGCCAACGTTGTCTTGCGCTTTCTCACCGGCGACCCACCCGAAATGGCCGCTCAAGCCCTGGAGCTAATGAGCCGTGCTGAAAAAGGAGAAATCGGCCTGCGAGTATCTCACCTGGTAGTAGCCGAAATCGTCTGGGTTCTGTCTTCTTTTTACAGGTATGCCAAAAGCCAGATTGCCGAAACCTTAATCTCCTTTCTCAGTGCCGACGGAATTTACCCTGAAAACCCCGCTTTGCTTATCCAGGCCCTGCAAGATATGGCGGAAAAAAATGTCGACTTCGCAGATGCCTACCTTGCCGCGCTGGCCCGAGCACGTGAGGAAAGCATCTGCTCCTTTGACAACGATTTTGAAAAGTTGAACGTCAAATGGGTTGCCCCGCCAGGAGATGGGTAA